The DNA sequence TGGTATTACTGAGTTTAAACTATAGAACAGGCTTCTAATAGAAGAGTCTTAGAACAAAGTCCAGAGGAAGGGGTAGAGGTTGGTTGATTGGAGTGGGGAAAtgtagggaggaggaggaggaggcctgtCCTACTGCTGCAAAGGGAATTGAGTCATGGTAGGGAATCAGGCAGATGAAATAGAAAGAACATGGGCTGTGTATCAATGCAAACCTCACTCTGTCATGCTATAGCTATGTGACCTCAcaccttctctgaacctcagcatCCTCTTCTGTGAAAAGGAGGGGAACCATGCTGGCCTTACAGGTTCCATGGGAGCATCACGGAACAACACTGCAAAAAACTTCACAGTACTGGGCACACAGCGAGTGCCCTAGACACGCAGCTTGGGTCTGTGGGTAGAGTGACAGCAGGGGATTAGAGAAAGAGCTTGGCTTTGGAGTTGGGCATCCTTGGGTTTGAAGGCCGGCTGGACAGCTtaactttgtgaccttgggcaggtcatttcccttttctgagCTTCAAATCCATTGCCTTCCAAATGAGAATAATGATTCTTGTCACAGAGGGTTGATAGCAGTAATGAGAGGACATGTGAAAGCACCTGGTACAGGATAAGGATTTTAAggtattccttccttttcttcctcactgAAGAACTTTCTGGTCCTCAGGAACAGGTCCAAAGCAATGGTTTTGAGCAGTTTTGCACTCTTTCTTCCCCCTGAAGAAATTTGACATTGTTTGGAGACACTTTGATTATCACAACTTGGAAATCCTGCTGGGATCTAGTGGGTAgcagccagggatgctgctaagtaTTGTGTGATGCACAGGGCAGACCTCACATCAATCATGTGGTCTAGAATGTTAATGCTGTGGTTGAGGAGCCCTGATCTAGAGGAGACAAGGGGGCGCATTCCCCAGCCTGTTCTCTAAGCTGAGCCCTGAGGCCAGCTGGATAAATActgtgccctccctcctccccagaacTCCCCAAGCTGCTAAAGGCCCTCCACCCATCAATATCTATAGCGAATGCTTGGTGGGTTGGCACTACAGAGGTAACTAAAGGGTGACTCTTTTTGTCCCTGGGGACTAGTTaccctgcccttccccatccATCTCCTGAGTGATTTTGTTTGCCAGCCATGCTGGTTAGCAAAGAGAGCCAGCCTACATTTCTTTAAGCTTCTGAGACTCTGCTCATTGTTCTGGGACGCCAAATCAGAACTGTTTTCTAAGGTAGAAGTTATCAGTGGCTGGTACCAGACTGGCCCTTGCTTGGCTGAGGGAAAGGAATTCCAAAGCCAACAGATACAGGGGGTGGGCCGTCTGTCCATTGTGGAAGGTGGATCAGGGCCCAGCAGCGGCCCGGGGAGCTCAGCCAGAGTGGCTCCTGAGTGGTGTGGGCCCAGCTCCGTCAAGATGGAGCCCACACTAGGGAAGATGGGACTAGGCGTTGCTCCGGAGTCTCTGTCTGTTCACACGTAGGTAACACTGCATGAACCGGAGTAGAGACCTGATTGGGTAGAAGCCATTCCTTGTTCTATTTTTGAAGCTTTTTGGCTGAAGCCAgtgtttcagatgaggaaatgaaagtTGGCTGATGTAATTCAGTTTAAAATAGGTGTCACCTTTGGGGACCTAACCCagattgtcattttcttttgagTGTGGTATATTTGGAACTCAGCAAAGAAGGTGTCAGGATTGCAACTAAGGttgcggggaggggagaggatcaACTCATATTTGGGGGAAAAGCTTCTTTTAGATTAATAAATCTCCCTCCTAGTAGCAGCTGGGACCTCACAGACCTAAGTAGGTCTTAGAAGATAGAAATTTTAGCACATCTTAATTTCTTTAGCAGTTTAACTGAGAAAACATTGGATTAAGAGGAGATCTCCGTTTGTGCCTTCATTCTCCTTTGAGAATGAGAAGATGAGAATGATAGCCGCGCACTGTTGTTGTCAGGACCCGATGGGGCAGACGTGGTGCCCAGGACCAAGCAGTTGTAAGCAAGCTCCCTCAGGTTTTGCTGCAGGTCACCCCAAGAGGGCACTTGTttccagagagggaaggagtgtCCAAATGTGTTTTAGGGGGCGGCAGAAGGAGGGGCTTGCACTGTTGGCAGAGGTGTCCTCTACTCTCTGTGGCTCAGGAAAGCCACAGGCTACTCTCTGAACGGGCTGTGGCCACCTGGAAGCTGCGGTGGGAGGTGGGTGAATGTGGATATCTCTTGACTCCTCTCTTGAGCTGTTTTTGAAATGAGTTCATTAATAAAAGCGTGAACATGCTTGAGCCTAGCCATCCTTAACTGGTGGTGATGCACAGGGGACATGCTTCGGGCATTCCATGCAGCCTTGCGGAACTCTCCCGTCAACACCAAGAATCAGGCCGTGAAGGTAAAGGGGGCTCTGCTGCAGCTTTGCCGGGCGGTGTTGGGACCAGGGTTGTGGTTGTCCGTGTCCCCAGCTGAGCGTGACTTCCACGGGGCTTCAGACAGCATCTATTTAGTGTTAGCATCAGTGAGTATCTACTAAGGGAGTGGGTTGGCACTGGGCAGTGCTTCCATGGAAGCCTCCTGGCTGGCACTCCTGACATCAGAGCTGTCGGTGTTTATAGTAAAAGCTCCCCAAAGAAACATTCACTTCTCCCCAGAGCCTCATGGGGTGAGAAGTCGGCCCAGCCCTTGCTGCTTAGCAAAACTATAAATTAGCATGCCACATGGGACTTAGCAGTTTCTGCTTTAAAGGTTATCGAATAGGCTTTATTTGCATAAGTATTTtcagtgcttttaaaatttcctgccTTTTAAAAACAAGGTGAGAAGATACATTTGTGTTTACTGCATCACAGCTGTTTAGAAGCTGTCTAAAATTTGGTCCAGGGAATGGGGTCTCTCTCAAGCTGGGGTTTTGCTGTCTCGTCACAGCATCTTGATGTAATCAATGGCTACACCTCTCAGGCAGAGGGAAGTGGCTTCTGTGTTACTGGGGTGAACGCAGAGGGAAACTGCAGCCTAGTACACCTGTTCAGAAAGTAGATCTCCACAGTTAGGATCTTGTGGAAGCTGAGGCTTCGCAGGTATGCTTCTCTCTGACAAACCACTTACTCCCCCAAAATAAGTGGAATAACTTATTAGCATGAATAAGGGATACTTGAAATTTCAATCAATAAAGGTATTTCAGCCCACTTAGTTTTTAACCATCCCAGACAAATTAGAAATTGGGCAGTGTTTCTAAGAGTTCTGACCACTTGGTTTGGTATTTCTGTGCCGGTCTTGGAGGACATGGATGTGCCTGGGCTGTGGCTCTGGGTgtcactccctttctctttcctttatagGAACGAGCCCAGGGCGTGGTGCTGAAAGTGCTTACAAATTTTAAGAGCAGTGAAATTGAGCAGGCTGTGCAGTCACTGGACAGAAATGGCATTGACTTGCTAATGAAGTACATTTATAAAGGGTTTGAGAAGCCCACAGAAAACAGCAGTGCGGTGTTACTCCAATGGCATGAAAAGGTAGGTGAACACACTGCTCATGCGGGCAGCTCACGGACTCGCCCCAGTTCTAGGGTTCAGATCCGCGGGCTAGAGTTCCCACAATAACATGGGACAGTCTGATTGTCATAATAATAAGGGGCCACGCCTAAAGCAACCTGGGACATCTGATCACTTCTCCCGTGGAAGCACTTGGTAGGGGTTCACTGTCTCTGGTAATTGCAATTACTTTAGCTGCTGATTTATGCCGGGCATGTCATGGGGACAGGTGACTTGGCATGGGAAGAGGGACAGGGAGTCCCaggtgagagggaggcaggcttGAAGCTGGGGCTTCATAAGGCTTTAGTGGAGGCAGCTGCTTTGCATTGGTGGAGGTGGCGGTTGGGGGGCTCTTAAGGATGCAGGCTGAGCCCCTCGCTAACTCTAGGGGCTTCCTGCTGTGCTACAGCTTCGCTAGGTCAGAGAAGGCAGTGGCAGAAACCTGAATGTTTACTTAACGGGGCCTTCATCCACCTGAAGCATAAAAAGCTGTGCCTGTCCTTTGTTCAGGTCGTTAGAAGAGCAAGCCGTTTCATCTAGCCCGTGTCCTGCCTATGTACCAATGTCCCCCTGCCCTGTAGAGCTACAGGAAGCTCGCTTGTCAGTGTAGGAGACCAGGCTATTACCAACACGGTATCTAAAACTCTCCATAAAAGTTTTGAGGGGTCAGCCACTTGGGCAGCCTTGGTGCTGTGCCGCGGTGGTGGCCTTTGGTCCtgctgtggggtggggtgtgctGTGCCTGCTCCGTCGGGAGGTGAACTCCTGGGCTTGGTGGGGGTGGCTCTGGTACTCGCGAGCTGAGCAAGCCCTCTGTGTGGTGGGGAGGCCAGGCCCTTTGGTCCCTTTAAGGCAACTTGGTGCCGAGCCCTGCTGGCATTTCTAAGGAGGCCTCAGGGAGGCAGCTATAATGAGCTCGTGTCTATTTAAGTGTCTAGGGCAGTACCGGCAGGCCGGAAACAGCTTGTCACAAAGGGAAACTTGGGGGGCTGTGCTGTGTATGTGCTTGGTAACAGTGTTCTCAAGCCCAGCTCTGCTGTCTCGAGCTAGCAGCTCTTCGGGACCCCTGGCTCCAGGACAGGGCTCCACGTCTAGAATCGGGGCTCTCTCGTCACCTCCTTAACTGTGCTGTTGCAGGAACCCTTTTTCGAGAGGGTCCGTGACGCGGTGGGACCTAGGTCTGGGAATGCTTGGTCCCTTCTTCCCTGGCAAGCCAGGCTCCCACGTGGCCAGCCATGTCTCATTTcactcctttccttttcctgcccCCACAGGCATTAGCAGTAGGAGGACTAGGCTCCATTATAAGAGTTCTTACAGCAAGaaagactgtttaaaaaaaaaaaaaaaaaaggactcatgTTACCTTGAGAAGAATTTTGGATGCACAGGCTGATGAAGAAGGGATTGACAATGGACCATCTTCCTAGGAACTCCCAGCTAAACTATTTCAGGACACGCATCAGctgaagtgtattttattttcaaggtggAGGGAGAAATCGTCTGTTTCCTAAATCCTTTGCAGGATCTGATAGTCTATGCCTTTGTCCACAAGTAACACAGAACTGACGTTGTAACTGTCTCTTGGAGTGGCTGGCCAGCGTTGGTCAGGTGTACCTGTGTGCTCTGCCTCTTTAAAATGGGGGAGGGACGACTTGGGCAGGTACAGATCCAAGGGCTGTGGTAAAGGGAGAGCTTGTTTTTTTGAAGTAGTAAAAACTTCAAGGGTTTGTACAGACATCCCGTCTTCCCAGAGAAGACGGGCTCTCTTGGGTTCATTGTAAAGTGCCTGCTGCATCAATAAAGCTCTTGGCTTATTAGTATGTACTTTGCGGTGTGTTTCATGTATGTAAAATGAGTAATGAATGGGACGGAAACGAATGAGAACTGATGTGGAGGGGTGGGCGTGTCCCTGGGGCGCTGTCCCCAGGGAGTGAGCATGGCAGTCCAGCCCTCTTGCCACAGCAGGACCTCAGGCCTGGGCTCGGCACTGCTGGCTGCTATGGAGAGAGATTTTGCCGAATAACTATTTATTGGTTTTACTCCTTTTGATTTGTATGTAATTTTGGAGCTTATTTAATAAAGTGCCGAACATTCAATAATTGGTCTAGGCTTCCAAAGTCTTTAGTTTGTGTGACTGCACTTGGAATCTTTTGGGAGCACGCCCCAGAAAGGCCCGGTCACCATCTCCTGACTCTGACTTGGGCTGTGTGGCAGGAACACTCTTAAACAAGTTTTTTTgcttttatcctttttgttttgttttgagagagcgagcgagcagtggagggacaaagagaggagacatctgaagtgggctctgtgctgacagcagagagccagatgtggggcttcaactcacaaactgtgagatcatgacctgagctgaagtcagatgcctaactgagccacccaggcaccccattaaacAAGTTCTTTTAAAGGATTAAAAGCCAGAAACAGGTAGCAATCAGTCTATACAAAAGGAACATTTTGATCCCTATAACCACTAACAGCCAGCTTCTTTGAAGAGCAAAGATGTCTTTCTGGCCTTTTTAGCACGTGTAACTGCAGTCTGCATTCTATCAAAGGACCCCGTTGAGATTTCTGAAGCTCTTCCTGGTCCTGTGGGCCTTGTCGATAGACATTGACCAAAGTGACACAATCCTTTCAATTCCTCTGCAGAAGCTCCACTGTTCTGGGAGGTAGGACTAGGCTGCAGGTTTCATTACATATACTTAAACCTAATCTGGGGAGATTCTGAAAGAAAGGCTCTATAGCCATCCCCCCCCCCGCAGTCCCCTTCCCTTTTTTACTTACTAGGTTACTGGTTTAGCATAAAAGGATATactcagaaacagccagatggaagagatgcatagggaaCTTGGGAAAGGGCATGGAGCTTCCCATGCTCTCTGAGCATGCCACTCTCCCCACATCTCTGTGCTCACCAACACGGAAGCCACTCTCCCCACATCTCTGCTCCCACCTGGGAGCTCTGTACTGTAGTCTTTGAAGTTCGCCTTGAAGTATTAAATATGAGACACAATGTACTAAATTTCATTAGACTATCAAGTAAAACCCACTGTAGTTGCATCTGGATTAAGGAGCTTTAATCAAAAAGTGACACCACAAATGAATTTTCTACAGCAGTCTTAGATAATACAGTTCCTATTTACAACCGGAGAGAAATCCAGATCCAATGCTCATATAAAGGGCTATACAGTCTATCACAGAACTTTTTATACAAGTAAAAGTGCATTAAATCACTTAGAATATTTACTCCACTCTTCCTCTTAAAGCTGAAGGAAATTCAACATGCAGGAGGAAAGCCTAATCAGAATGAATCCTCCCGAGGCAAGTATAGGCCGAGTGATGGGTCCCACAACTACACCTAAAGCCGCCGGGGACGTGGCTGGGGCAGGGTGAGACCAGCTCAAGGGCCGGAGAGGCCACGGCAGAGTGGGACGGGGCTCCCGCCGCCGTGTGGTAGCCGTCTGGTGAGCCCTGGACCGCCCAATCTTGGGGAGTCTCCTGGAAAAGCTAAGAAAAGGTACCTGTTCTCCAAATTACAGAACGGAAGGCATTCCTATTGTGTGTCCCCACCAGGTAAGTGGAAAATATATTCTCCACGAGGGAAAGCCATCTGCAGGGAGGAGCCACGGGAGGAGGTAGGTAACTGGAGAATGGGCCACTGGGTGGCAGACAGCCTGGCTGAGATGAGGGTGACGCTGCCCTTGCTTGGTACTTCCAGGTCTGTGGAAATGTACTAGGTTAACTCTGCAAATCCGTGTTTCGCCGTGAGATAGATTTTATAGATTATAACCCTAAgcatttttgagaaacactgaataaCAATAAATTTTAGGAGCTCCGgttattaacttattttatttagccgGTAAAACTTTTGTCAAATGAAATCAACAGTTTCTCTTTAGATTCCATAGAGTTTTTAAAGGTCCCTACCCGAGCCATCTGCACGCCATCAAGTACTGTAGCCGTCTGGGGCCGTCTGGATGCCATATATGGGTGTAGTGTCATCCTAAGTATACAGGGGCAGCGTTAGGGAGAGAGACGGTAGCTCCACGAACAAGGCAGACCGCTTCCCATGTTTTGGTCAAGAaccgggaggggggcggggggcagctgCTGCTTCCTCCGAACGGAGCAGGCTGTCCAGGCTGTCCTTAACCGTAGCGAACGTGTGATTAGCATTTGCTCCGTCTTACAACACAGAATTAAGAGCAAAGCAAATGAAATACCACCACTGCTTCAGAGGGAAGCAGAGACCACAGAATGCTGCGGTgaaattaaaaaagggaaaggaatcccaattttagaaataatttcctcTTGATGCTCTGATTTGCCTTTAAGAACACCAGTTAAATGGATTTTATAATACAGAGACATGTTTATAATAGCGAAGAATCTTAGctataaaaaatagtttaaaatggtTTACCAGCAACCTATCCGAGACAAGTACATTCATTAAAAAGGCAATTGAGTGTATTTGGTGctaaggatctttttttttttttttttttttttttttttaaatatatcagctAGTTTTCTTCAGGAAAATGAGATACTGTCAGAAAGTTGCATATTCATTAATCCACACTGGCCCCAGAGTACCTTAAAGATGTACACATCTGAAGTTCTGGGTGGTCTGACAAACAGGGTGAAATAATGTTTTCTTGAGAGGAAGGGTTAAAAAGCCTCGTCTAACTCATCTGAACCCAAACATGCTGACGGGGAAggggaatttttaaaagccaccCCCAACGAGCTGGCTGTCTGTGGCAGAAGCAGGTGGGTCTGGCCTGCCGGGCACCATTTCAAAGGGCTGTCTTTCCGTCCAGCGTCAGCACTCCGTGGTGGGCCGGGTGCCTCCTCTCCGCCCGATGCCGCCGGCTTCAGCTTCAAGTGCTAACGTGAACGGTTAGAGGGTTCAGGTGCAGACGGGTGCTGGCCAGAGCTGGGAGTTTAGCAGCACTGTGGAAACGCGGGTAGTGCCAGGACCCTCCCGTTTGGTGAGCACAATGACACAGGATCAGCCACCTCCTGAGCTTGAGATCAGTCTGTCGGAAGGGGGCCTTAAGTCTTGTAAACAATGCTCTGACGCTTGTACAAAATACTGCGGTTACAGTGATTAAAAACCCACCCAGACTGGTGTGTCAGTGTTCTTTTCACAGAAAAAGTGTCATCGCATGGAGATCCATCTGCCGGATTTCCACCTAGGACCACGGGATCCGAGGGTTGGAGATGGACGGCCGGATGCTGCCCTTGGGAGCTGGCTTGGACCCAAACCACGACATCTGCGTTGGAAGCAGAGAGGGCTTCTGAGCATCGGGACTAGGTGCAGAGGAAGCTGAAAGCGCCCCCTCCCTGTCCCGCAAGCACCCAGCGAAGATGCTGGACGTGGCAACCCGTCTACGGGGCCCCGAGCCCATTCTAAGTatgggagggaagcaggaggaaaCAGAGTTGACAAGAACAAGGTAGTGGAATTGTACctaattcttccagaaaatatttttttgttctatcaattctgaatattttattttctagtttttaaacttttttggtgtttattatttgttttttgagagagacagagtaagaacaggggtggggggcagagagagggagacacagactccgaagcaggctccaggctctgagctgtcagcacagagcccgacatggtgctcaaacccacgaaccgtgagaccacgacccgagccgaagttggacgctcaaccgactgagccacccaggtttctttcttctctttttctccctccctccctcccttctttcttttcttttctttctttctctttctctttatttgagagagagagcgagcgagcatgcgaGCGAGTGTGCacagtgaaggaggggcagagagaaggagagacggaatcccaagcaggctccacgctgtcagtgcagagcctgatgtggggcttgaactcacgaactgtgaggtcatgacctgagccaagatcaagagtcggacacttaaccgactgtgccacccaggcgcccctgaatattttatttaaaaaaaaaatctggacgtTGGGCCAGACCTGGGGCCGTTGACGTTAATGACATCAGTGAAAACGCGGTGGAAACATAAGGCCTGTCGGTGGGTACCGCACAGACACGTGTGCACAAAGCACGTCCTCAGTAAACACGGCCCAACAGGAGTCCACTATCCCGTAGCACTTTCTCGGCGGATGATGCAGCTGTGGACGGGCTCACCCGCCAGTGCTGGGATTACTAGCTGGTTCCTAAGAACCAGACAGCAGGCCAGGGAACACCCTACCTTATACTCCAGGGTTTCTTTGAGCATGTTCTCTTCCTCTTGTGAGAAGTTCAGCAACACTGACACAGCTTTTATAAGGTGAAAAGCCTGAAACAAAGTTGAGTTTCGCTGCCATGGGCCCTGGGGTGGTGGACGGTGGGGGAGGATCAGGGGGCTTAACTGGAGCACTCCCTGGGTCTCTTCCCGGTGTGTGCTCCCCACGGGTTAGCAAGGACCACGTGGAGGGGGACGTTGGGCTTCCTCGGGTCTGACGACAACGACAGACTTTTCTCCCCTCCATCTTTTCCTCTGGGAACCGGCAAGACCCCCAGGACATCCACGGCAGCCACCCTGCCCTTCAGCAGGACGCAGGAGTGCGGGGCAGACCGTTCCCAGACTGCAGCCTCAGCCTCCAACCCGCGCGGCCTCCCCGGAGCGGACTCCCTTCTTGGCCCCCACCTGCCGGCTGCACCGTCAGCAGGTCAGTGCCAGCTGGAGAAATAACCGTTACGTGTCCACACTGGTGGCCAAATGGGAACGCGGGGGAGGAAGAAAGCAATGTACTTGGTGGGAAGCCACACGAGGCTTGGACAGAGGAACCAGGCGCTCAGGACCCAAAAGGCAACTCAGAAACCCTTTACCTCAGACTCTCGACAGGACATGAATTTTAAAACCACGTGTTTAAGGTACTCAAAGTTGATCTCGCGGGCATCAGTCAGGTCAGCATTATTCGTGACGGAAGGAGCCATGTTGGGCATCTCGGGGCCAGGCTTCTCTCGGACCTCAAAGAGCTCACTGTCGGGTCTGATTTTCTAAAAACCCAATGGAAAGATGCTGTGCCAAACCCCTCAAGACAGGTCTGAAAGTCACCCGGGAGAGTCACCCGGCTTGAGCCGCGCTCACCCGCCGTTCCTTGGCCTCACCTGCACCACAGTAGGGTGAAAGGGCCCCCGCTGGGAAGGAAGTGCCTGAAGAAggctcagccccccccccccccccccccgcagacgGGGCGGcctgagaggaaggagggggttgTCTAGGGAAGTTTGGACGATCCCTGTCCCGCTGTCAGCATGTCTGTGGGGCAGCGAGCACCCCAAACTGGGCAGAGGTGCCGCTCTCCTGTC is a window from the Felis catus isolate Fca126 chromosome D4, F.catus_Fca126_mat1.0, whole genome shotgun sequence genome containing:
- the ARPC5L gene encoding actin-related protein 2/3 complex subunit 5-like protein; translation: MARNTLSSRFRRVDIDEFDENKFVDEQEEAAAAAAEPGPDPSEVDGLLRQGDMLRAFHAALRNSPVNTKNQAVKERAQGVVLKVLTNFKSSEIEQAVQSLDRNGIDLLMKYIYKGFEKPTENSSAVLLQWHEKALAVGGLGSIIRVLTARKTV